A part of Vicia villosa cultivar HV-30 ecotype Madison, WI unplaced genomic scaffold, Vvil1.0 ctg.002868F_1_1, whole genome shotgun sequence genomic DNA contains:
- the LOC131639922 gene encoding putative B3 domain-containing protein At1g78640 — translation MCLHLSLNVVCTCLHETQIVEKQKRVQQETNVSTTNSTCGTVGTSSDCSTNVGDPWMIKKVLTKSDLDDNCRLLLNKDLAKKWVVPVVDKAKATKEGVEVEVFDVDTGFPLSLTFKIRPSNDSHVFNNTWIPDFVDRRSLKKGDEIGLKWNEEKKRFDFSVLHRC, via the coding sequence ATGTGTCTCCACCTATCTCTTAATGTTGTTTGTACTTGTCTCCATGAGACACAAATTGTCGAGAAACAGAAACGTGTCCAACAAGAAACCAACGTTTCAACAACAAACAGCACATGCGGTACTGTTGGGACAAGTTCTGATTGTTCAACCAATGTTGGTGATCCATGGATGATCAAGAAGGTGTTGACAAAGAGTGATCTTGATGATAATTGCAGACTTTTGTTGAATAAAGATTTGGCAAAGAAATGGGTGGTTCCTGTGGTGGATAAAGCTAAAGCTACAAAGGAAGGAGTGGAGGTTGAAGTGTTTGATGTTGACACTGGCTTTCCTCTTTCTCTTACTTTCAAGATACGACCTTCCAATGACAGTCATGTCTTCAACAACACTTGGATCCCAGATTTTGTGGACAGAAGAAGCTTAAAGAAAGGAGATGAAATTGGTCTCAAATGGAATGAAGAgaagaaaagatttgatttttctgtTCTTCATCGGTGTTGA